One segment of Pleomorphomonas sp. PLEO DNA contains the following:
- a CDS encoding glycoside hydrolase family 1 protein, producing the protein MDHKQLAAFPEGFLWGAASAAYQVEGAFDADGKGPSIWDVFAHIPGKTYKGSNGDIAADHYHRFEEDVALMAELGLSAYRFSVAWSRILPDGRGEVNEAGLAFYDRLIDALKAANIEPVLTLYHWDLPQALMEAYGGWESREVIADFDRYARILFERFGDRVKYWCTLNEMSVDFQRAYLLGMHPPGVSSPERFYQAVHIAHLANATAIRSFRELVPNGLIGPVFPYFPGYPASSRPEDVLACEDAEEFLQHWWLDPYVFGRYPKAALKWLEEEGLAPDIRPGDAEIMAWSRPDFLGVNYYFSFCYEANGRDGVTQAAFNTTGVRGTTPSAGVPGLYRTSPNPFVATTNWDWTIDPVGLRIVLRKLNSRYGLPMLITENGLGEFDKIAEDGAIHDPYRIDYLARHIEQCQLAITDGVDLLGYCAWSFTDVLSWLNGYQKRYGFVYIDRDETDTRDLRRVRKDSFSWYRQVIATNGADLGDATAAS; encoded by the coding sequence ATGGACCACAAACAACTCGCCGCCTTCCCCGAGGGCTTTCTCTGGGGCGCCGCTTCAGCGGCCTATCAGGTCGAGGGGGCCTTCGATGCCGACGGCAAGGGGCCGTCGATCTGGGACGTGTTCGCGCACATTCCTGGCAAGACCTACAAGGGGTCCAACGGCGATATCGCGGCCGATCACTACCATCGGTTCGAGGAAGACGTGGCGCTGATGGCCGAGCTCGGCCTCAGCGCCTATCGCTTTTCGGTCGCCTGGTCGCGCATCCTGCCGGATGGGCGGGGCGAGGTGAACGAGGCGGGCCTTGCCTTTTACGACCGGCTGATCGACGCGCTGAAGGCCGCCAACATCGAGCCGGTGCTGACGCTTTATCACTGGGATCTGCCGCAGGCGCTGATGGAGGCCTATGGCGGCTGGGAATCGCGCGAGGTGATCGCCGATTTCGACCGCTACGCGCGCATCCTGTTCGAGCGCTTCGGCGACCGCGTGAAATACTGGTGCACGCTCAACGAGATGAGCGTCGATTTCCAGCGCGCCTATCTGCTCGGCATGCATCCGCCGGGCGTTTCCTCGCCTGAGCGCTTTTATCAGGCGGTGCACATCGCCCATCTTGCCAACGCGACGGCGATCCGCTCCTTCCGCGAGCTGGTGCCCAACGGCCTGATCGGTCCTGTCTTTCCCTATTTCCCCGGCTATCCGGCCAGCAGCCGGCCGGAAGATGTTCTCGCCTGCGAGGACGCCGAAGAGTTCCTGCAGCATTGGTGGCTCGACCCTTACGTGTTCGGGCGCTATCCCAAGGCCGCCCTCAAGTGGCTGGAGGAGGAGGGCCTGGCGCCCGACATCCGGCCCGGCGACGCGGAGATCATGGCGTGGTCCCGCCCCGACTTTCTCGGCGTCAATTACTATTTCTCGTTCTGTTACGAGGCCAACGGCCGCGACGGGGTCACCCAGGCCGCCTTCAACACCACGGGCGTGCGGGGCACCACGCCGTCCGCCGGCGTTCCCGGTCTCTACCGGACCAGCCCCAACCCGTTCGTCGCCACCACCAACTGGGACTGGACCATCGATCCGGTCGGCCTGCGCATCGTGTTGCGCAAGCTGAACAGCCGGTACGGCCTGCCGATGCTGATCACCGAGAACGGGCTGGGCGAGTTCGACAAGATCGCCGAGGACGGCGCGATCCACGATCCCTACCGCATCGACTATCTCGCCCGACACATCGAGCAGTGCCAGCTGGCGATCACCGATGGCGTCGATCTCCTCGGCTATTGCGCCTGGTCGTTTACCGACGTTCTGAGTTGGCTCAACGGATATCAGAAGCGCTACGGCTTCGTTTACATCGACCGCGACGAGACCGACACGCGCGATCTCCGCCGCGTCCGCAAGGACAGTTTTAGCTGGTATCGCCAGGTGATCGCCACCAACGGCGCCGACCTCGGCGACGCTACAGCAGCGTCCTGA
- a CDS encoding glycoside hydrolase family 1 protein, whose amino-acid sequence MTTMTGQPTMTTPSFPKGFLWGGAIAANQAEGAWNEGGKGLSLSDLTRGGLLHDKMDPAVDPGAYYPSHEAIDFYHRYPEDVALFAEMGFKCLRTSIAWSRIFPNGDETEPNEAGLAFYDGLFDALLAKGIEPVVTLSHYETPLHLIRTYGGWADRRLIGFFERYARTVFARYAGKVRYWIGFNEINMAPVIPLAAAALELDDDLSPADRQSRLFQAAHHQFVASALAKKACRDLVPGGQMGCMLQLGGIYPATCKPEDVFAAMQVRRRSLFYSDVLLRGEYPNFIWRMLEEAGARIDIANDDLEVLRAYPADYLSFSYYFTTTFADGMPVLGNTGGIDGKPNPYLEASAWGWPIDPKGLRYVCNEVWDRYRKPLFVVENGLGAVDEVGPDGSIEDDARIAYLDAHLQQLAEAIADGCGVIGYTWWGPIDIVSAGTGEMKKRYGFIHVDKDNDGKGTLQRRRKKSFHHYRRIIASNGASILET is encoded by the coding sequence ATGACGACAATGACAGGACAGCCGACAATGACGACACCGAGCTTTCCCAAGGGGTTCCTGTGGGGTGGGGCGATTGCCGCCAATCAGGCGGAAGGTGCCTGGAACGAGGGCGGCAAGGGCTTGTCGCTGTCCGACCTGACGCGCGGCGGCCTGCTGCACGACAAGATGGATCCGGCGGTCGACCCTGGCGCTTATTACCCCTCACACGAGGCGATCGATTTCTATCATCGCTATCCCGAGGACGTGGCGCTGTTCGCCGAGATGGGCTTCAAGTGCCTCAGAACCTCGATCGCCTGGAGCCGCATTTTCCCAAACGGCGACGAGACCGAGCCCAACGAGGCGGGCCTTGCCTTTTACGACGGTCTGTTCGACGCGCTGCTCGCCAAGGGCATCGAGCCGGTGGTGACGCTGTCGCACTATGAAACGCCGCTGCATCTCATCCGGACCTATGGCGGCTGGGCCGATCGGCGGTTGATCGGCTTTTTCGAGCGCTACGCCCGCACGGTGTTCGCCCGCTATGCCGGCAAGGTGCGCTACTGGATCGGCTTCAACGAAATCAACATGGCGCCGGTCATCCCGCTCGCCGCTGCGGCGCTGGAGCTGGACGACGACCTGTCCCCGGCCGACCGGCAGTCGCGGCTGTTTCAGGCCGCCCATCATCAGTTCGTCGCCTCGGCGCTGGCCAAGAAGGCCTGTCGCGACCTGGTTCCCGGCGGCCAGATGGGCTGCATGCTGCAGCTCGGCGGCATCTATCCGGCCACCTGCAAGCCGGAAGACGTGTTCGCCGCCATGCAGGTGCGCCGCCGTTCGTTGTTTTATTCCGACGTGCTGCTCAGGGGCGAATATCCGAACTTCATCTGGCGCATGCTGGAAGAAGCCGGCGCGCGGATCGACATCGCCAATGACGACCTCGAGGTCCTCCGGGCCTACCCGGCCGACTATCTGAGCTTCAGCTATTATTTCACCACCACGTTTGCCGACGGCATGCCGGTTCTCGGCAACACCGGCGGCATCGATGGCAAGCCGAACCCTTACCTCGAAGCGTCCGCCTGGGGCTGGCCGATCGATCCCAAGGGGCTGCGCTATGTCTGCAACGAGGTGTGGGACCGCTATCGCAAGCCGCTGTTCGTCGTCGAGAACGGCCTTGGCGCCGTCGACGAGGTCGGGCCGGATGGCAGCATCGAAGATGACGCGCGCATCGCCTATCTCGACGCTCATTTGCAGCAACTCGCCGAGGCGATCGCCGACGGCTGCGGCGTCATCGGCTACACCTGGTGGGGCCCGATCGACATCGTCAGCGCCGGCACCGGCGAGATGAAGAAGCGCTACGGCTTCATCCACGTCGACAAGGACAACGACGGCAAGGGCACCCTCCAGCGCCGCCGCAAGAAGAGCTTCCACCACTATCGGCGGATCATTGCCAGCAATGGCGCGTCAATTCTTGAGACGTGA
- a CDS encoding helix-turn-helix domain-containing protein, translated as MKSDNDDILIKTRSRGGFDIQTKSGDYQLGQSVGFVFTPNHAFRYATAKSTAMSEIKIKRSIFDATVQKYTESNPSGWSGIVRFSTGDGFGHLMQALANRYRENFAGQAEYTYSETSLRLIQDAAIVAIAELLAAGLDRGTVEKVTVSKRNVMRAVDLINVQTVPLTIHDLATALGISVRALQDGFRKHLNASPHTLLKTGRIEGARRDLISGKATSIKDAAAKWGFSNIARFSNEYYAIVGECPKETMRIWRDGDD; from the coding sequence ATGAAGTCCGACAACGATGACATTCTCATCAAAACCCGGTCGCGCGGTGGGTTCGACATTCAGACCAAGAGCGGCGATTATCAACTCGGCCAGAGCGTCGGCTTTGTCTTTACGCCCAACCACGCTTTCCGCTATGCGACGGCAAAATCGACCGCGATGTCGGAGATCAAAATCAAAAGATCGATCTTCGATGCGACGGTTCAAAAATACACTGAAAGCAACCCCAGCGGTTGGTCGGGTATCGTCCGTTTCTCAACCGGCGATGGTTTTGGCCATCTCATGCAGGCCCTCGCCAATCGATACCGGGAAAATTTCGCCGGCCAGGCGGAGTATACTTATTCCGAAACAAGCCTGCGGCTTATCCAGGACGCCGCCATCGTCGCCATCGCCGAGCTGCTCGCTGCCGGGCTCGATCGGGGGACGGTCGAGAAAGTCACCGTATCCAAGCGCAACGTCATGCGCGCCGTCGACCTGATCAACGTGCAGACGGTGCCGCTGACCATCCACGACCTCGCCACCGCCCTCGGCATCAGCGTGCGTGCCCTGCAGGACGGCTTCCGCAAGCACCTCAACGCCTCGCCCCATACGCTGCTGAAAACCGGCCGCATCGAGGGCGCGCGACGCGACCTGATTTCCGGCAAGGCGACTTCCATCAAGGACGCGGCGGCCAAGTGGGGCTTCAGCAACATCGCCAGATTCAGCAACGAATATTACGCGATCGTCGGTGAGTGCCCCAAGGAAACGATGCGCATCTGGCGCGACGGCGACGACTGA
- a CDS encoding HD-GYP domain-containing protein, giving the protein MSFPEKRTALLVHSALARSGCDEATIGLVHRYLWDAGVLPLVTELRLHSAFTFSHSLRTMSFAVRIARKMNVEAGEYAILCVGALLHDIGKLWVPISILQKPESLRNSEFETIRTHPEVGYESVADKRVFGWSAVLDIIRHHHECLDGSGYPLGLTAPQISWRARCVSVCDVFCALTEDRPYRVAMHTQDALHILREMARAGKLDGEIVDVFCSQYGS; this is encoded by the coding sequence ATGAGCTTCCCCGAAAAAAGAACAGCGCTGCTCGTCCATTCCGCCCTGGCACGCAGTGGCTGCGATGAGGCGACCATCGGGCTGGTTCATCGCTATCTGTGGGATGCCGGCGTCTTGCCGCTGGTGACGGAGCTTCGCCTCCACTCGGCTTTCACCTTCTCGCACTCGCTGCGGACGATGAGCTTTGCCGTGCGTATCGCCAGGAAAATGAACGTTGAGGCGGGGGAATACGCCATTCTTTGCGTCGGGGCGCTGCTGCACGACATTGGAAAGCTATGGGTGCCGATCTCCATTCTGCAGAAGCCGGAAAGTCTTCGTAACAGCGAATTCGAGACAATACGGACCCATCCGGAAGTTGGCTATGAAAGCGTGGCCGACAAGCGGGTTTTCGGCTGGTCCGCCGTTCTCGACATCATCCGCCACCATCATGAATGCCTGGATGGCTCCGGCTATCCGCTGGGTCTGACCGCCCCGCAGATCTCCTGGCGGGCCCGCTGCGTCAGCGTGTGCGACGTGTTCTGCGCGCTGACCGAGGACAGGCCCTATCGGGTGGCCATGCATACGCAAGACGCTTTGCACATTTTGCGGGAAATGGCGCGCGCCGGAAAACTCGACGGGGAGATCGTCGATGTCTTCTGTTCGCAATATGGATCTTAA
- a CDS encoding methyl-accepting chemotaxis protein: protein MSFKNLSLQLKIICLLVVLALVALGVVVYAATQIDHVNTINNEIIDGSAAATTALARTSRDLRQAETGLWALAIATTADETSAAEATIGKAMESYEKQNGIAAQAYPSGAGEIAAILQKAKAAVSVVCQQGIDKVKAGAPATKTMQDICVAEIDATIGEAITFNEQLIAEKTRLAKEADAVALDSELTATVVMVLSSLLVIGLAILVTRRFIVGPINGSLKVMEALGRGELGTDVPYADRKDEVGAIAGALLKLKADLHQAHIARQEQNRADEAASQKMVRRHDLSERFVTDMQGMASVFAQTSDEVADNARGLSATAEETARQAQAVAAAAEQAAANVQTVAAASEEMAVSVREIATQVTHSAAIADSAYREAQASNARIATLATAAAAIGDVINLIRGIADQTNLLALNATIEAARAGEAGKGFAVVAAEVKQLADQTSRATGEIEVKVSEIQTATDGTVSSMSEIIKTISGIKDASAAIASAIEQQGATTEEIARNCQQAATGTTQVTQNISGVGQAAEMTGSASTQLMTMSSGLSQKAASLKGAVQTFVTDLAAV from the coding sequence GTGTCATTCAAAAATCTATCTCTTCAGCTAAAGATAATTTGTTTGCTTGTGGTTTTGGCTCTGGTTGCATTGGGCGTGGTTGTATACGCCGCGACACAGATCGACCACGTCAACACCATCAATAACGAAATCATCGACGGTTCCGCCGCGGCGACCACGGCGCTGGCACGCACCAGCCGTGACCTCAGGCAGGCGGAGACGGGGCTTTGGGCACTGGCGATCGCCACCACGGCGGACGAGACCTCGGCCGCCGAGGCGACAATCGGCAAGGCGATGGAGAGTTACGAAAAGCAGAATGGCATTGCCGCCCAGGCCTACCCGTCTGGTGCCGGTGAAATCGCCGCCATTCTCCAAAAAGCGAAAGCCGCCGTCAGCGTCGTCTGCCAACAGGGGATCGACAAGGTCAAGGCGGGTGCGCCGGCCACCAAGACCATGCAGGATATCTGCGTGGCCGAGATCGATGCCACGATCGGCGAGGCCATCACCTTCAACGAACAACTGATCGCCGAGAAGACCCGGCTGGCCAAAGAGGCCGACGCGGTTGCCCTGGATTCCGAACTGACCGCCACCGTGGTGATGGTGCTGTCCAGCCTTCTGGTGATCGGCCTGGCGATCCTCGTGACGCGCCGGTTCATCGTCGGCCCGATCAACGGGTCTCTCAAGGTGATGGAGGCGCTCGGCCGGGGCGAGCTCGGCACCGACGTTCCCTATGCCGACCGCAAGGACGAGGTGGGAGCGATCGCCGGTGCGCTGTTGAAACTCAAGGCCGATCTTCATCAGGCGCACATCGCGCGGCAAGAGCAGAACAGGGCGGACGAAGCGGCCAGCCAGAAGATGGTTCGCCGGCACGATCTGAGCGAACGCTTCGTGACGGATATGCAGGGCATGGCCAGTGTGTTCGCCCAGACATCGGACGAAGTGGCCGACAACGCCCGTGGCCTGTCGGCGACCGCCGAGGAAACGGCGCGCCAGGCGCAGGCCGTGGCCGCCGCCGCCGAGCAGGCTGCCGCCAACGTGCAGACGGTGGCTGCCGCGTCGGAGGAAATGGCCGTGTCGGTGCGCGAAATCGCCACCCAGGTCACCCATTCGGCGGCGATCGCCGACAGCGCCTATCGCGAGGCGCAGGCCTCCAACGCGCGGATCGCCACGCTGGCCACAGCCGCCGCCGCCATCGGCGATGTGATCAACCTGATCAGGGGCATCGCCGACCAGACCAACCTTCTGGCGCTGAATGCCACCATCGAGGCTGCCCGGGCCGGTGAGGCTGGCAAGGGCTTTGCAGTCGTCGCGGCCGAAGTGAAGCAACTGGCCGATCAAACCTCCAGGGCAACGGGCGAGATCGAGGTCAAGGTGTCGGAGATCCAGACGGCGACCGACGGCACGGTGTCGTCGATGTCGGAGATCATCAAGACGATCAGCGGCATCAAGGACGCATCGGCGGCGATCGCCAGCGCCATCGAGCAGCAGGGCGCCACCACCGAGGAAATCGCCCGCAACTGCCAGCAGGCGGCGACCGGCACCACGCAGGTGACGCAGAACATCTCCGGCGTCGGACAGGCGGCGGAAATGACCGGTTCGGCCTCCACCCAATTGATGACCATGTCGTCGGGCCTGTCGCAGAAGGCGGCGAGCCTGAAGGGCGCGGTGCAAACCTTCGTCACGGACCTGGCCGCCGTCTGA
- a CDS encoding methyl-accepting chemotaxis protein, with protein MSFRNLALQWKVICLLALLAAVSFGVIVYAGVQIDTVNTINTEILEGPAAAATALARSSRDLRQAETGVWGLATATTADESHSAEGTITEAMASYEKQNGIAAQAYPQGAGEIADVLSKAKNAINAVCRGAVDQVKAGAPVAKTMQGICVPEIDAAIAKAVVFNDALIAEKDKLDKSADVVAYHAELTAGITMILSSLFVIGLAILVTRRSIVGPVKDSLKVMESLGRGELSIDVPHTDRKDEIGAIAGALLKLRADLQRAKAVREEHSKAEEVASQKMIHRNDVGTRFVTEMQGMASVFAQTSDEVADNARGLSATAEETARQAQAVAAAAEEAAANVQTVAAASEEMAVSVREIATQVTHSAAIADSAYREAQASNARIATLATAAAAIGDVINLIRGIADQTNLLALNATIEAARAGEAGKGFAVVAAEVKQLADQTSRATGEIEVKVSEIQTATDGTVSSMSEIIKTISGIKDASAAIASAIEQQGATTDEIARNCQQAATGTTQVTQNISGVGQAAEMTGSASTQLMTMSNGLSQKAASLKVSVETFMKDLAAL; from the coding sequence GTGTCATTTAGAAATCTTGCCCTGCAGTGGAAAGTTATTTGCCTTCTGGCGTTGCTAGCCGCCGTTTCGTTCGGGGTGATCGTCTACGCCGGGGTGCAGATCGACACCGTCAACACGATCAATACGGAGATCCTCGAAGGCCCCGCCGCCGCCGCTACGGCTTTGGCGCGGAGCAGTCGCGATCTCAGGCAGGCGGAGACTGGGGTCTGGGGGCTGGCGACTGCCACGACCGCGGACGAGAGCCATTCGGCCGAGGGCACCATCACCGAGGCGATGGCCAGCTACGAAAAGCAGAACGGCATCGCCGCCCAGGCTTATCCGCAAGGGGCCGGCGAAATCGCCGACGTGCTGAGCAAGGCGAAAAATGCCATCAACGCCGTCTGCCGAGGGGCGGTCGATCAGGTGAAGGCGGGCGCGCCGGTTGCCAAGACGATGCAGGGGATTTGCGTCCCGGAAATCGACGCGGCGATTGCCAAGGCCGTCGTTTTCAATGACGCGCTGATTGCCGAGAAGGACAAGCTCGACAAGTCGGCCGACGTCGTCGCCTACCACGCGGAGTTGACGGCTGGGATCACGATGATCCTCAGCTCGCTCTTCGTGATCGGCCTGGCGATCCTGGTCACGCGCCGGTCGATCGTCGGCCCGGTCAAGGATTCGCTCAAGGTGATGGAATCGCTGGGGCGTGGCGAACTGAGCATCGATGTGCCGCATACCGACCGCAAGGACGAGATCGGCGCCATCGCCGGCGCGCTGTTGAAGCTGAGGGCCGATCTTCAACGGGCCAAGGCGGTTCGTGAAGAGCACAGCAAGGCCGAGGAAGTGGCCAGCCAGAAGATGATCCACCGCAACGATGTGGGCACGCGCTTCGTGACGGAGATGCAGGGCATGGCCAGCGTCTTCGCCCAGACGTCGGACGAAGTAGCCGACAACGCCCGTGGCCTGTCGGCGACCGCCGAGGAAACGGCCCGCCAGGCGCAGGCCGTGGCCGCCGCCGCCGAGGAAGCCGCCGCCAACGTGCAGACGGTGGCCGCCGCGTCGGAGGAAATGGCCGTGTCGGTGCGCGAAATCGCCACCCAGGTCACCCATTCGGCGGCGATCGCCGACAGCGCCTATCGCGAGGCGCAGGCTTCCAACGCGCGGATCGCTACACTGGCCACAGCCGCCGCCGCCATCGGCGATGTGATCAACCTTATCAGGGGCATCGCCGACCAGACCAACCTTCTGGCGCTGAATGCCACCATCGAGGCTGCCCGGGCCGGTGAGGCTGGCAAGGGCTTTGCAGTCGTCGCGGCCGAAGTGAAGCAGCTGGCCGATCAAACCTCCAGGGCAACGGGCGAGATCGAGGTCAAGGTGTCGGAGATCCAGACGGCGACCGACGGCACGGTGTCGTCGATGTCGGAGATCATCAAGACGATCAGCGGCATCAAGGACGCATCGGCGGCGATCGCCAGCGCCATCGAGCAGCAGGGCGCCACCACCGACGAGATCGCCCGCAACTGCCAGCAGGCGGCGACCGGCACCACCCAGGTGACCCAGAACATCTCCGGCGTTGGGCAGGCGGCGGAAATGACCGGCTCGGCCTCCACCCAGCTGATGACCATGTCGAACGGGCTGTCGCAGAAGGCGGCGAGCCTGAAGGTGTCGGTCGAGACCTTCATGAAGGATCTGGCGGCGCTTTGA
- a CDS encoding response regulator transcription factor — MRLLLVEDEPQMADALATALHRFDIIVDHAPTLAYAREAIAQSLHDIILLDLQLPDGDGLAFLTHLRGTRDTTPVIVLTARGSIEDRVNGLDVGADDYLTKPFAVEELLARIRAVMRRPAKVVPMVARVGRLEFSLDNREARIDGTLLDLPRRELLVLETLVRRQGRTVLRSVLEEAVYTFDDEIQSNALDSHISRLRRKLMDAEAEVEIHGIRGVGYLIRPAL, encoded by the coding sequence ATGCGCCTGTTGCTTGTTGAAGACGAACCGCAGATGGCGGATGCGCTGGCCACGGCGCTGCACCGCTTCGACATCATCGTCGATCATGCGCCGACGCTCGCCTATGCGCGGGAGGCCATCGCCCAAAGCCTGCACGATATCATTCTGCTGGATCTGCAGCTTCCGGACGGCGATGGACTGGCCTTTCTCACCCATCTTCGCGGAACCCGCGACACCACGCCGGTGATCGTGCTGACGGCGCGCGGCTCGATCGAAGACCGCGTCAACGGCCTTGACGTCGGCGCCGACGATTATCTCACCAAGCCGTTCGCGGTGGAGGAGCTGTTGGCGCGCATCCGGGCCGTCATGCGCCGCCCGGCCAAGGTGGTGCCGATGGTGGCGCGTGTCGGGCGGCTGGAGTTCAGCCTCGACAATCGCGAGGCGCGCATCGACGGCACCCTGCTCGATCTGCCACGGCGCGAATTGCTCGTGCTGGAAACGCTGGTCCGTCGGCAAGGGCGGACCGTTCTGCGCAGCGTGCTGGAGGAGGCGGTCTATACGTTCGATGACGAGATCCAGTCCAATGCGCTGGATTCGCACATATCGCGCTTGCGGCGAAAACTGATGGATGCCGAGGCCGAGGTCGAGATCCACGGCATTCGCGGCGTCGGTTATCTGATCAGGCCGGCGCTATGA
- a CDS encoding sensor histidine kinase produces the protein MKPRRPISLKRRLIVQFLIFQVSILFLFGIGFVAYLVQKDEGGVLISPQFAEVAARAIERQADGSLRLNETPELAKLKRMTGDFWFVARSDRGEIVETGTVPELFAVMARNLDKITFADIRDTTWPFSNLAVVRRASGPAGEFTVLGKGNLFSTTFVVLFLSNLLMVPILMLLAAVTIIGVPWIVRRAFSSLSSIAREAGAIDIDRRGYRLPLEEVPNEVRPLVNAVNGALQRLDEGYERHQRFILDAAHELRTPVAILQTRVEGIPESQLRTHLLADAWRIASLAEQLLDLQRLDSSGHSFADVDLVGLCREAAADLAPLAIAHGYELSLEVAAKEIIIRADSGALQRVLTNIVQNAIEHGGGRGTILIRVATPAIIEISDEGPGVPADERERIFEPFHRLHPRTRGAGLGLNLVRDIMQRHGGSVSVIDAPQGGACFRLVFLSGSIGNILKNH, from the coding sequence ATGAAACCGCGTCGACCGATATCGCTGAAACGGCGCCTCATCGTCCAGTTCCTCATCTTTCAGGTCAGCATTCTCTTCCTGTTCGGCATCGGCTTCGTGGCCTATCTCGTCCAGAAGGACGAGGGCGGCGTGCTGATCAGCCCACAATTCGCCGAGGTGGCGGCGCGCGCCATCGAACGGCAGGCGGACGGCAGCCTGCGGCTCAACGAGACGCCCGAGTTGGCCAAGCTCAAGCGGATGACCGGCGATTTCTGGTTCGTCGCGCGCAGCGATCGCGGCGAGATCGTTGAGACGGGCACGGTTCCCGAACTCTTCGCCGTCATGGCGCGCAACCTCGACAAGATCACCTTCGCCGATATCCGCGACACGACGTGGCCTTTTTCCAACCTCGCCGTGGTGCGGCGGGCGTCCGGTCCGGCCGGCGAGTTCACCGTGCTCGGCAAGGGCAATCTGTTCAGCACCACCTTCGTCGTCCTGTTTCTGTCCAATCTGCTGATGGTGCCCATCCTCATGTTGCTGGCGGCGGTGACGATCATCGGCGTGCCGTGGATCGTGCGGCGGGCTTTCTCCAGTCTGTCCAGCATTGCCCGGGAAGCTGGAGCCATCGATATCGACCGGCGCGGCTATCGCCTGCCGCTGGAGGAAGTGCCCAATGAGGTGCGGCCGCTGGTCAACGCGGTCAACGGCGCCCTGCAACGGCTGGATGAAGGATACGAGCGGCATCAGCGCTTCATCCTCGATGCCGCTCACGAACTGCGCACGCCCGTCGCCATCCTGCAGACGCGGGTGGAAGGCATCCCGGAAAGCCAGCTCAGGACGCATCTGTTGGCCGATGCCTGGCGTATCGCCTCGCTGGCCGAGCAACTGCTCGATCTGCAGCGCCTGGATAGCAGCGGCCACAGCTTCGCCGACGTCGATCTGGTGGGGCTCTGTCGCGAAGCCGCCGCCGACCTTGCCCCGCTCGCCATCGCCCATGGCTACGAGCTGTCGCTGGAGGTGGCGGCGAAGGAGATCATCATCCGGGCCGACAGCGGTGCCTTGCAGCGGGTGCTGACCAATATCGTCCAGAATGCCATCGAACATGGCGGCGGGCGTGGAACCATCCTGATCAGAGTGGCAACGCCCGCCATCATTGAAATCAGCGACGAGGGGCCGGGCGTGCCCGCCGACGAACGGGAGCGGATTTTCGAGCCGTTCCATCGCCTGCACCCCCGGACTCGCGGCGCGGGGCTTGGCCTCAATCTGGTGCGCGATATCATGCAACGCCACGGCGGCAGCGTGTCGGTCATAGATGCGCCGCAGGGTGGGGCCTGTTTTCGCCTGGTTTTTCTTAGCGGCTCGATCGGTAATATACTAAAAAATCATTAA
- a CDS encoding outer membrane protein, which produces MSFNAKAVVIVVGVAGLIAGNASAADISNPGGINVPSYDAPAPFKWDGAYVGVHGGATTSHANPLSGDKALLGGIHAGYNFQTGPAVLGVEVEGSYLGNAEHGVPGGKVQEHYRGAAKARAGISLDHTLVYGTAGLTMTNLKGGGGTYVSDGFKQGYLLGAGVEQAFGGGLSASFEYDYVATDDMKATTSSGISRTNVKDHVFKAGLNYRF; this is translated from the coding sequence ATGTCTTTCAATGCAAAAGCGGTGGTCATCGTGGTGGGCGTCGCGGGCCTCATCGCCGGCAACGCGTCGGCCGCCGATATTTCCAACCCGGGCGGGATAAATGTCCCCTCCTACGATGCGCCGGCACCGTTCAAATGGGATGGCGCCTATGTCGGCGTCCATGGCGGCGCCACCACCTCGCATGCCAACCCGCTGTCGGGCGACAAGGCGCTGTTGGGCGGCATTCACGCGGGTTACAACTTTCAGACCGGTCCCGCCGTTCTGGGTGTCGAGGTCGAGGGAAGCTATCTTGGCAACGCCGAGCACGGTGTTCCCGGCGGCAAGGTGCAGGAGCACTATCGCGGCGCGGCCAAGGCCAGGGCGGGTATCAGCCTCGACCACACGCTCGTCTACGGCACCGCCGGCCTCACCATGACCAATCTCAAGGGCGGCGGCGGAACCTACGTGTCGGACGGTTTCAAGCAGGGATATCTTTTGGGCGCCGGCGTCGAGCAGGCGTTTGGCGGCGGCCTCTCCGCCAGCTTCGAATATGACTATGTGGCGACCGACGACATGAAGGCCACGACCTCAAGCGGCATATCGAGGACCAACGTCAAGGACCACGTCTTCAAGGCGGGCCTCAACTACCGCTTCTAG